One genomic region from Haloterrigena gelatinilytica encodes:
- a CDS encoding adenosylhomocysteinase gives MTDTAYPPISEQLDDLESAREEGRRKMDWAAQHMPILESVREEFVADQPFEGERIGMAMHVEAKTAMLVETLAEGGAEVAVTGCNPLSTHDDVSAALDTHENITSYAKRGVDDEEYYDAIEAVIAHEPTITVDDGMDLVAAIHEDYPELIDGIVGGAEETTTGVHRLRAMDADGALEYPVFAVNDTPMKRLFDNVHGTGESSLASIAMTTNLSWAGKNVVVAGYGYCGKGVAKKAAGQNANVIVTEVEPRRALEAHMEGYEVMPMAEAAEVGDVFLTTTGNRDVIVEEHFEKMQDGVLLANAGHFDIEIDLEALDDLAVDRYEVRDGVEAYELEDGRKLNVIAEGRLVNLAAPVSLGHPVEVMDQSFGVQAVCVREMLENGDRYDAGVHDVPDELDKEIAEIKLEAEGVDHDSLTDTQREYMDSWDHGT, from the coding sequence ATGACCGACACTGCGTATCCGCCGATCAGCGAGCAACTCGACGACCTCGAGTCGGCCCGGGAGGAGGGCCGTCGCAAGATGGACTGGGCCGCCCAGCACATGCCCATCCTCGAGTCCGTCCGCGAGGAGTTCGTCGCCGACCAGCCCTTCGAGGGCGAGCGCATCGGGATGGCGATGCACGTCGAGGCGAAGACGGCGATGCTCGTCGAGACGCTCGCGGAGGGCGGCGCCGAAGTTGCCGTCACCGGCTGTAACCCCCTCTCGACCCACGACGACGTCTCCGCCGCGCTCGACACCCACGAGAACATCACCAGCTACGCGAAACGCGGCGTCGACGACGAGGAGTACTACGACGCCATCGAGGCCGTCATCGCCCACGAGCCGACGATCACGGTCGACGACGGGATGGACCTCGTCGCCGCGATCCACGAGGACTACCCCGAACTGATCGACGGCATCGTCGGCGGCGCCGAGGAGACGACCACGGGCGTCCACCGACTGCGCGCGATGGACGCCGACGGCGCCCTCGAATACCCCGTCTTCGCGGTCAACGACACGCCGATGAAGCGACTCTTCGACAACGTCCACGGCACCGGCGAGTCCTCGCTGGCCTCCATCGCCATGACCACGAACCTCTCGTGGGCCGGCAAGAACGTCGTCGTCGCCGGCTACGGCTACTGCGGCAAGGGCGTCGCGAAGAAGGCCGCGGGCCAGAACGCGAACGTCATCGTCACCGAGGTCGAGCCCCGGCGCGCCCTCGAGGCCCACATGGAGGGCTACGAGGTCATGCCGATGGCCGAGGCCGCCGAGGTCGGCGACGTCTTCCTGACGACGACGGGCAACCGCGACGTCATCGTCGAGGAGCACTTCGAGAAGATGCAGGACGGCGTCCTGCTCGCGAACGCGGGCCACTTCGACATCGAGATCGACCTCGAGGCACTGGACGACCTCGCGGTCGACCGCTACGAGGTCCGCGACGGCGTCGAGGCCTACGAACTCGAGGACGGCCGCAAACTGAACGTCATCGCCGAGGGGCGACTCGTCAACCTCGCCGCGCCCGTCTCGCTGGGCCACCCCGTCGAAGTGATGGACCAGAGCTTCGGCGTTCAGGCCGTCTGCGTGCGAGAGATGCTCGAGAACGGCGACCGGTACGACGCGGGCGTCCACGACGTGCCCGACGAACTCGACAAGGAGATCGCCGAGATCAAACTCGAGGCCGAGGGCGTCGACCACGACTCGCTGACGGACACCCAGCGCGAGTACATGGACTCCTGGGACCACGGGACGTAA
- a CDS encoding amidohydrolase produces the protein MTTLAITGGQVLLPDITVTRADVLIDQDDGEILEIGDDLAADADETLDAADSLVTPGFVNGHCHVAMTLLRGYADDKPLDAWLREDIWPVEAELTADTVRAGTELGVLEMIKSGTTAFADMYFFVPTIAEAVADAGLRARLGHGVISVAKDDEAAREDAREGLAVAAEIDGMADGRIASAFMPHSLTTVDGEYLEEFVPQARELGVPIHYHANETTDEVVPIVEEEGVRPLAYAAEKGMLEDGDFVAHGVHVDESEIGLLAEAGTSVIHCPASNMKLASGMAPVQRMREAGVTVGIGTDGAASNNDLSMLDEARDAAMIGKLAADDASAVPAEAVVEMMTRGSAEAIGLDTGRLEEGAPADLAVIDLEEPHLTPRHDLVSHLAYAAAAADVRHTVCDGQVLMRDREVLTLEEDAVRARASEAAETLVTAAEE, from the coding sequence ATGACGACGCTGGCTATCACCGGCGGGCAGGTCTTGCTGCCGGATATCACGGTGACCCGTGCGGACGTACTGATCGACCAGGACGACGGTGAGATCCTCGAGATCGGCGACGACCTCGCCGCCGACGCCGACGAGACGCTCGACGCGGCGGACTCCCTGGTCACGCCGGGGTTCGTCAACGGCCACTGTCACGTCGCGATGACCCTGTTGCGCGGGTACGCCGACGACAAGCCCCTCGACGCCTGGCTGCGGGAGGACATCTGGCCCGTCGAGGCCGAACTGACCGCCGACACCGTCCGCGCGGGCACCGAACTCGGCGTCCTCGAGATGATCAAGTCGGGGACGACCGCCTTCGCGGACATGTACTTCTTCGTCCCGACGATCGCCGAGGCGGTCGCCGACGCGGGGCTGCGCGCCCGCCTCGGCCACGGCGTGATCTCCGTCGCCAAGGACGACGAGGCGGCCCGCGAGGACGCCCGCGAGGGCCTCGCGGTCGCGGCGGAGATTGACGGGATGGCCGACGGGCGCATCGCGTCGGCCTTCATGCCCCACTCGCTGACGACCGTCGACGGCGAGTACTTAGAAGAGTTCGTCCCACAGGCCCGCGAGCTGGGGGTCCCGATCCACTACCACGCCAACGAGACCACCGACGAGGTCGTCCCGATCGTCGAGGAGGAGGGCGTGCGACCGCTGGCCTACGCCGCGGAAAAGGGGATGCTCGAGGACGGCGATTTCGTCGCCCACGGCGTCCACGTCGACGAGAGCGAGATCGGCCTGCTCGCCGAGGCGGGGACGAGCGTGATCCACTGCCCGGCGTCGAACATGAAACTCGCCAGCGGGATGGCCCCCGTCCAGCGCATGCGCGAGGCCGGCGTCACCGTCGGCATCGGCACCGACGGCGCGGCCTCGAACAACGACCTCTCGATGTTAGACGAGGCCCGCGACGCGGCCATGATCGGCAAACTCGCGGCCGACGACGCCAGCGCCGTCCCCGCGGAGGCGGTCGTCGAGATGATGACCCGGGGCAGCGCCGAGGCGATCGGTCTCGACACCGGTCGCCTCGAGGAAGGCGCCCCCGCCGACCTCGCGGTGATCGACCTCGAGGAGCCCCACCTCACGCCGCGCCACGACCTCGTGAGCCACCTCGCCTACGCCGCGGCGGCGGCGGACGTCCGCCACACCGTCTGCGACGGGCAGGTCCTCATGCGCGACCGCGAGGTGCTGACGCTCGAGGAGGACGCGGTTCGAGCGCGAGCGAGCGAGGCCGCCGAGACGTTGGTCACCGCGGCCGAGGAGTGA
- a CDS encoding stage II sporulation protein M, producing MSGSDDDRTGRSEATAGREERSPAYRRDDSRTDRLTVDLRDDREGAVSSPEPDRGGSEPPAAPGTRRNRVWAALLLSLAVVAVGTAGTILVAHDAPTAAAGAAVLGVGLGAAGLVGRTIAPSLLSALETGWAEHRPYVWFSAALFAVGIAIGVALYAAGVDLTALLLEMITEDLGEGELPGGGVDPVGEIAFDPTASFFIANNTPPFLAAIGGGLTLGLVTLLIMVTNGLLIGNVAAVLGAETSPAVIVALIGPHGLFELPALFIAAAVGFRFVHRVGQRIAGSRDALFTKAYLARTTALVVFGWLLLVLAAFVEAYVTLLLADVLVPL from the coding sequence ATGAGCGGGAGCGACGACGACCGAACGGGGAGGTCCGAAGCGACGGCCGGCCGCGAGGAGCGGTCGCCAGCTTATCGCCGCGACGACTCGCGGACCGACCGGCTGACGGTCGATCTGCGGGACGATCGGGAAGGAGCCGTCTCGAGTCCGGAGCCGGACCGCGGCGGCTCGGAGCCGCCGGCCGCTCCCGGTACCCGGCGAAACCGAGTCTGGGCCGCGCTCCTGCTCTCGCTCGCAGTCGTCGCCGTCGGCACCGCGGGGACGATCCTCGTCGCCCACGACGCGCCGACGGCGGCCGCCGGCGCCGCCGTGCTCGGCGTCGGACTGGGCGCGGCCGGTCTCGTCGGCCGGACGATCGCGCCGTCGCTTCTCTCCGCCCTCGAGACCGGGTGGGCCGAACACCGGCCGTACGTCTGGTTCTCGGCGGCGCTGTTCGCCGTCGGGATCGCGATCGGCGTCGCGCTGTACGCCGCCGGCGTCGACCTGACCGCGCTGCTGCTCGAGATGATCACGGAGGATCTCGGCGAGGGCGAACTGCCCGGCGGCGGCGTCGATCCCGTCGGCGAGATCGCCTTCGATCCCACGGCGTCGTTTTTCATCGCGAACAACACGCCGCCGTTCTTGGCGGCGATCGGCGGCGGGCTCACGCTGGGGCTCGTGACGCTGCTCATCATGGTCACGAACGGACTCCTCATCGGCAACGTCGCGGCCGTCCTCGGTGCCGAGACCAGTCCGGCGGTGATCGTCGCCCTGATCGGGCCCCACGGGCTCTTCGAACTCCCGGCGCTGTTTATCGCCGCCGCCGTCGGCTTCCGGTTCGTCCACCGAGTCGGCCAGCGGATCGCCGGCTCTCGCGACGCGCTGTTCACCAAAGCCTACCTCGCGCGGACGACCGCGCTGGTCGTCTTCGGCTGGCTGCTGCTCGTCCTCGCCGCGTTCGTCGAGGCCTACGTGACGCTGCTCCTCGCGGACGTGCTCGTCCCGCTGTGA
- a CDS encoding heavy metal translocating P-type ATPase, whose amino-acid sequence MNTRTARLDIRGMSCANCSQTISDALESIDGVREATINFATDEGTVEYDPDAVSLAEIYAAIDEAGYEADRASRSIGITDMSCANCAETNESALESVPGVIEAEVNYATDEASVAYNPADTSLGDLYAAIEDAGYTPVRDDADGSDESDRDRRDAARQAEIRKQRRLTIFGAVLSAPFLLFMADRLLLGGAILPETVLGVEFGWLEFLLATPVYVLLGREFLENSYTALARNRTANMDVLIALGSSTAYFYSLVVLLGLLAGNLYFDTAALILVFITLGNYLEARSKGRAGEALRKLLEMEAETATLVDDDGTETEVPLEDVSVGDRMKVRPGEKVPTDGVVVDGQSAVDESMVTGESVPVEKGEGDEVIGSTINENGVLVVEATKVGEDTALQGIVQTVTEAQSRQPEIQNLADRISAYFVPAVILNATFWGLVWFLFPEALAGVVDAVPVLDLVGGGPAALSTFEFAVVVFASAVLIACPCALGLATPAATMVGSTLGAQNGVLFKGGDVLERAKDVDTVVFDKTGTLTTGEMTLTDVVALEGETAAPDGGETATDGGAVAARARLDESEVLRLAASAERDSEHPLAQAIVEGAAERGLDLADAADFENVPGQGVRATVDGREVLVGNRRLLESEGVDPSPAEGEMERLEREGKTAMLVAVDGAVAGVVADADTVKESSADAVADLRERGLDVMLITGDNERTARAVAERVGIDPDDVRAGVLPEDKADALEDIQSTGRKAMMVGDGVNDAPALAVAHVGTAIGSGTDVAIEAADVTLMRDDPLDVVKAIRISEATLAKIKQNLVWALGYNTAMIPLASLGLLQPVLAAGAMALSSVSVLSNSLLFRRYTPDRDYELLGRLRR is encoded by the coding sequence ATGAATACCCGGACCGCACGCCTGGATATCCGGGGCATGAGCTGTGCGAACTGTTCGCAGACGATCAGCGATGCCCTGGAGTCCATAGACGGCGTACGCGAGGCGACCATCAACTTCGCCACCGACGAAGGCACCGTCGAGTACGACCCCGACGCCGTATCGCTCGCCGAGATCTACGCGGCGATCGACGAGGCCGGCTACGAGGCCGACCGGGCGAGTCGATCGATCGGGATCACGGACATGAGCTGTGCGAACTGCGCCGAAACGAACGAGTCGGCCCTCGAGTCCGTCCCCGGCGTCATCGAGGCGGAGGTCAACTACGCGACCGACGAGGCCTCCGTCGCGTACAACCCGGCCGATACCTCGCTCGGGGACCTCTACGCGGCGATCGAGGACGCCGGCTACACGCCCGTTCGCGACGACGCGGACGGGAGCGACGAGTCGGATCGGGACCGACGCGACGCCGCCCGGCAGGCCGAGATCCGCAAACAGCGCCGGCTGACCATCTTCGGCGCCGTGCTGTCGGCCCCGTTCCTGTTGTTCATGGCCGATCGGCTCCTGCTCGGAGGGGCGATTCTGCCCGAGACGGTCCTCGGCGTCGAGTTCGGCTGGCTCGAGTTCCTGCTCGCGACGCCCGTCTACGTTCTGCTCGGTCGGGAGTTCCTCGAGAACTCCTACACCGCGCTCGCGAGGAATCGGACCGCCAACATGGACGTGCTGATCGCGCTTGGCTCCTCGACGGCGTATTTCTACAGCCTCGTCGTCCTGCTGGGCCTGCTGGCGGGGAACCTCTACTTCGACACCGCCGCGCTGATCCTCGTGTTCATCACGCTGGGCAACTACCTCGAGGCCCGCTCGAAGGGCCGGGCCGGCGAGGCCCTGCGGAAACTCCTCGAGATGGAGGCCGAGACGGCCACGCTGGTCGACGACGACGGGACCGAGACCGAAGTACCCCTCGAGGACGTCTCGGTCGGCGACCGGATGAAGGTCCGGCCGGGCGAGAAGGTGCCGACGGACGGCGTCGTCGTCGACGGCCAGTCGGCGGTCGACGAGTCGATGGTCACCGGCGAGTCCGTGCCGGTCGAGAAGGGCGAGGGCGACGAGGTGATCGGCTCGACGATCAACGAGAACGGCGTGTTAGTCGTCGAGGCGACGAAGGTCGGCGAGGACACGGCCCTGCAGGGGATCGTCCAGACGGTCACGGAGGCCCAGTCCCGCCAGCCCGAGATCCAGAACCTCGCGGACCGCATCTCGGCGTACTTCGTCCCCGCGGTCATCCTCAACGCGACGTTCTGGGGGCTGGTCTGGTTCCTCTTCCCCGAGGCGCTGGCGGGCGTCGTCGACGCCGTGCCCGTGCTGGATCTGGTCGGCGGCGGCCCCGCGGCCCTCTCGACGTTCGAGTTCGCCGTCGTCGTCTTCGCCTCCGCGGTGCTGATCGCCTGTCCCTGCGCGCTCGGGCTGGCGACGCCCGCCGCGACGATGGTCGGCTCCACGCTGGGCGCCCAGAACGGCGTCCTGTTCAAGGGCGGTGACGTCTTAGAGCGCGCGAAGGACGTCGACACCGTCGTCTTCGACAAGACCGGGACGCTGACGACCGGCGAGATGACGCTGACGGACGTCGTCGCCCTCGAGGGCGAGACGGCCGCGCCGGACGGCGGTGAGACGGCGACGGACGGCGGTGCAGTCGCTGCTCGAGCCCGGCTCGACGAGAGCGAGGTCCTTCGCCTCGCTGCCAGCGCCGAGCGCGACAGCGAACACCCGCTCGCCCAGGCCATCGTCGAGGGCGCCGCGGAGCGCGGCCTCGACCTCGCAGACGCCGCGGACTTCGAGAACGTCCCCGGACAGGGCGTCCGGGCGACCGTCGACGGCCGCGAGGTGCTGGTCGGCAACCGGCGGCTGCTCGAGAGCGAGGGCGTCGATCCGTCGCCCGCCGAAGGGGAGATGGAACGTCTCGAGCGCGAGGGCAAGACCGCCATGCTGGTCGCGGTCGACGGCGCGGTCGCGGGCGTGGTCGCGGACGCCGACACGGTCAAAGAGAGCTCTGCCGACGCGGTCGCCGACCTGCGCGAGCGCGGACTGGACGTCATGCTGATCACCGGCGACAACGAGCGGACGGCCCGCGCGGTCGCCGAGCGGGTCGGGATCGACCCCGACGACGTCCGCGCCGGCGTGCTGCCCGAGGACAAGGCCGACGCCCTCGAGGACATCCAGTCGACGGGCCGCAAGGCGATGATGGTCGGCGACGGCGTCAACGACGCGCCGGCGTTGGCGGTCGCCCACGTCGGCACCGCCATCGGCTCGGGGACCGACGTGGCCATCGAGGCCGCGGACGTGACCCTGATGCGCGACGACCCGCTCGACGTGGTGAAGGCGATTCGGATCTCCGAGGCCACGCTGGCGAAGATCAAGCAGAACCTCGTCTGGGCGCTGGGCTACAACACCGCGATGATTCCGCTGGCCTCGCTCGGGCTGCTCCAGCCGGTGCTGGCGGCCGGCGCGATGGCGCTGTCGTCGGTGTCCGTGCTCTCGAACAGCCTGCTGTTCCGGCGGTACACGCCGGACCGCGACTACGAGCTGCTCGGTCGGCTGCGACGCTAG
- a CDS encoding AsnC family transcriptional regulator, with protein sequence MRDLDETDMEILRLLGENARRPFSEIADEVDLSGPAVSDRVQRLEEAGIINRFTLDVDQSQLRAGVPVFVRVTAPSGAVEDCRTAAAEADAVEHVFVTADGEIWFYARAQVRRVREWLEGLLPDGADCEYDVTLLDDAEWTPSLEGTQFALTCAECGNTVDSEGESTRIDGEVYHFCCPSCSSRFEGRYDRLEEGV encoded by the coding sequence ATGCGAGACCTCGACGAAACCGACATGGAAATCCTGCGGCTGCTGGGCGAGAACGCCCGGCGGCCGTTCAGCGAGATCGCCGACGAAGTCGACCTCTCCGGGCCCGCGGTCTCGGACCGCGTCCAGCGCCTCGAGGAGGCCGGGATCATCAACCGATTCACGCTCGACGTGGACCAGTCGCAACTCCGGGCGGGCGTCCCGGTGTTCGTGCGGGTGACCGCTCCCTCGGGCGCAGTCGAGGACTGCCGGACGGCGGCCGCCGAGGCCGACGCCGTCGAGCACGTGTTCGTCACCGCCGACGGCGAGATCTGGTTCTACGCCCGCGCGCAAGTCCGGCGCGTCCGCGAGTGGCTCGAGGGGCTGCTCCCCGACGGAGCGGACTGCGAGTACGACGTGACGCTGCTGGACGACGCCGAGTGGACGCCCTCGCTCGAGGGGACGCAGTTCGCGCTCACCTGCGCGGAGTGTGGCAACACCGTCGACAGCGAGGGGGAGTCGACGCGAATCGACGGCGAGGTGTACCACTTCTGCTGTCCGTCCTGCTCGAGCCGGTTCGAAGGCCGATACGATCGGCTCGAGGAGGGCGTCTGA
- a CDS encoding CopZ family metallochaperone has protein sequence MSQTITVEGMSCEHCEQTVEDALEGVSGVQSVDVDREAARATVEGDADPQALVEAVDEAGYEASA, from the coding sequence ATGAGTCAGACGATCACCGTCGAAGGAATGTCCTGCGAACACTGCGAACAGACCGTCGAAGACGCACTCGAGGGCGTCTCGGGCGTGCAGTCGGTCGACGTCGACCGCGAGGCCGCGCGAGCCACCGTCGAGGGCGATGCGGACCCGCAGGCGCTCGTCGAGGCGGTCGACGAGGCCGGCTACGAGGCCAGCGCGTAA
- a CDS encoding heavy metal translocating P-type ATPase, translated as MDDHDHRAEEPSDTARDDDERADRTERSLLEDEADDAERGRAEIRDRQEREGGRAGDERGAGRGSHGDDHGAHEHGDHGGGMHAGHETMFRRRFFVSLLLSIPVLLYSEMLQEWLGFSVPAFPGSEWITPVFAVIVFAYGGVPFLRMAVPELRERAPGMMTLISMAITVAFVYSLASVVFPTQSAFFWELVTLIDIMLLGHWIEMRSVRRASSSLDELAKLMPDTAERLTDDGESAGPRPVDNRAQPGETEEIPATELEEGDLVLVRPGASVPADGVVETGESDVNESMITGESMPVEKEPGDEVIGGTVNGDGSLRVRISATGEETTLAGIMRLVEEAQGSKSRTQALADRAAGWLFYVALGAAVVTALAWTIATGFDSAVIERVVTVLVIACPHALGLAIPLVVAINTSLAARNGMLVRDRIAMERARTLDTVVFDKTGTLTEGEQGVVDVATVDGVSEEEALALAATVESDSEHMIAQAIREAADERGVSRGTATDFEALKGRGVRATVDGAALRAAGLSRGDETRDGQRIYVGGPNLLSELEGDVPTALERFADRAGENAQTVVYLLHDERPVAAFALADVVREQSDRVVDALHELGLEVAMLTGDSEDVAHAVAADLGIDTVFAEVLPEDKDEKITELQEQGKSVAMVGDGVNDAPALTRADIGIAIGSGTDVAVQSADIILVKNNPMDVVRLVKLSRASYRKMQQNLVWAAGYNVFALPLAAGILAPIGILLSPAVGALLMSLSTVIVAINAQFLRRTDLSVPSLPGVAAPGEPRPAD; from the coding sequence ATGGACGATCACGATCACCGAGCAGAGGAGCCGTCCGATACCGCTCGAGACGACGACGAGCGGGCCGACCGGACCGAACGGTCGCTGCTCGAGGACGAGGCCGACGACGCCGAGCGCGGGCGAGCCGAGATCCGCGACCGGCAGGAGCGCGAGGGCGGTCGCGCCGGCGACGAACGCGGTGCGGGTCGCGGGAGCCACGGCGACGATCACGGCGCTCACGAGCACGGCGACCACGGCGGTGGGATGCACGCCGGCCACGAGACGATGTTCCGGCGCCGATTCTTCGTCTCGCTCCTGCTCTCGATTCCTGTCCTGCTCTACAGCGAGATGCTCCAGGAGTGGCTCGGATTCTCGGTGCCGGCGTTCCCCGGCAGCGAGTGGATCACCCCCGTCTTCGCGGTGATCGTCTTCGCCTACGGGGGCGTTCCCTTCCTCCGGATGGCCGTCCCGGAACTGCGCGAGCGCGCGCCGGGGATGATGACGCTCATCTCGATGGCGATCACCGTCGCGTTCGTCTACAGCCTCGCGAGCGTCGTCTTTCCAACCCAGTCGGCGTTCTTCTGGGAACTCGTGACGCTGATCGACATTATGCTGCTTGGCCACTGGATCGAGATGCGCAGCGTCCGGCGCGCCTCGAGCTCGCTGGACGAACTGGCGAAGCTGATGCCCGACACGGCCGAGCGGCTTACGGATGACGGTGAGAGCGCGGGACCACGTCCCGTGGACAACCGGGCGCAGCCCGGTGAAACGGAAGAGATTCCGGCGACCGAACTCGAGGAGGGCGATCTCGTGCTCGTCCGGCCCGGCGCGAGCGTCCCCGCCGACGGCGTCGTCGAAACGGGCGAGTCGGACGTCAACGAGTCGATGATCACCGGCGAGTCGATGCCCGTCGAGAAGGAACCCGGCGACGAGGTGATCGGCGGGACGGTCAACGGCGACGGCAGCCTCCGCGTGCGCATCAGCGCGACGGGCGAGGAGACGACGCTGGCCGGCATCATGCGGCTGGTCGAGGAGGCCCAGGGGAGCAAATCGCGAACGCAGGCGCTGGCCGACCGCGCCGCGGGCTGGCTGTTCTACGTCGCCCTCGGCGCGGCCGTCGTCACGGCGCTCGCGTGGACGATCGCGACCGGTTTCGACTCGGCGGTGATCGAGCGGGTCGTCACCGTTCTCGTCATCGCCTGCCCGCACGCGCTCGGGCTGGCGATTCCCCTGGTGGTCGCGATCAACACCTCGCTGGCCGCGCGCAACGGGATGCTCGTCCGGGACCGGATCGCCATGGAGCGCGCTCGCACCCTCGATACCGTCGTCTTCGACAAGACCGGGACGCTCACCGAGGGCGAACAGGGCGTGGTCGACGTCGCGACCGTCGACGGCGTTTCCGAAGAGGAGGCCCTCGCGCTGGCGGCCACCGTGGAGAGCGACTCGGAGCACATGATCGCACAGGCCATCCGCGAGGCGGCAGACGAACGCGGCGTCTCGAGGGGGACCGCCACCGACTTCGAGGCGCTGAAAGGGAGGGGCGTCCGCGCGACGGTCGACGGGGCGGCGCTCCGCGCCGCCGGACTGTCTCGCGGCGACGAGACGCGAGACGGCCAACGGATCTACGTCGGCGGGCCGAACCTCCTCTCGGAACTCGAGGGCGACGTTCCGACAGCGCTCGAGCGGTTCGCCGATCGAGCGGGCGAGAACGCGCAGACGGTCGTCTACCTCCTTCACGACGAGCGCCCGGTCGCCGCCTTCGCGCTCGCCGACGTCGTCCGCGAGCAGAGCGACCGCGTCGTCGACGCGCTCCACGAACTGGGACTCGAGGTGGCGATGCTGACCGGCGACTCTGAAGACGTCGCACACGCCGTCGCAGCCGATCTCGGCATCGACACGGTCTTCGCCGAGGTGTTGCCGGAGGACAAGGACGAGAAGATCACGGAGCTCCAGGAGCAGGGGAAATCCGTCGCGATGGTCGGCGACGGGGTCAACGACGCGCCGGCGCTCACCAGAGCCGACATCGGCATCGCGATCGGGAGCGGGACGGACGTGGCCGTCCAGTCGGCGGACATCATCCTCGTCAAGAACAACCCGATGGACGTGGTTCGGCTCGTCAAGCTGAGTCGGGCGAGCTACCGGAAGATGCAACAGAACCTCGTCTGGGCCGCGGGCTACAACGTCTTCGCGCTCCCGCTGGCGGCGGGGATCCTCGCGCCGATCGGGATCCTGCTCTCGCCGGCCGTCGGCGCCTTGCTCATGTCGCTGAGCACGGTGATCGTCGCGATCAACGCGCAGTTCCTCCGACGGACCGATCTCTCGGTGCCGAGCCTGCCGGGCGTTGCCGCGCCGGGTGAGCCCCGGCCGGCGGACTGA
- the hisG gene encoding ATP phosphoribosyltransferase, translating into MRIAVPNKGRLHEPTIDLLERAGLHLENGADRKLYADTVDPDVSVLFARAADIPEYVADGAADLGITGYDQVREARVDNVDELLDLEFGRCRLVLAAPEDGDIESVADLEGGIVATEFPNITEDFFAETGVEPDIVEVSGATELTPHVEMADAIVDITSTGTTLKMNRLAVVEEVLSSSVRLFGREDVLDDPKVEEVRTALSSVKQAEGKRYLMMNAPRDRLDEVRDVIPGMGGPTVMDIAGEGGETQAPADDEMVAVHAVVDERRVFETITEVKNAGASDILVTEIERLVE; encoded by the coding sequence ATGCGAATCGCCGTTCCCAACAAGGGCCGCCTGCACGAGCCGACGATCGACCTCCTCGAGCGGGCGGGGCTCCACCTCGAGAACGGTGCCGATCGGAAACTGTACGCCGACACCGTCGACCCGGACGTCTCCGTCCTCTTCGCCCGCGCGGCGGACATCCCGGAGTACGTCGCCGACGGCGCGGCCGACCTCGGGATCACGGGCTACGACCAGGTCCGGGAGGCTCGCGTCGACAACGTCGACGAACTGTTAGACCTCGAGTTCGGCCGCTGTCGACTCGTCCTCGCCGCCCCCGAAGACGGCGACATCGAGTCGGTCGCGGACCTCGAGGGCGGCATCGTCGCCACCGAGTTCCCGAACATCACGGAAGACTTCTTCGCCGAGACCGGCGTCGAGCCCGACATCGTCGAGGTCTCCGGCGCGACGGAGCTCACTCCCCACGTCGAGATGGCCGACGCCATCGTCGACATCACGAGCACGGGGACGACGCTGAAGATGAACCGGCTCGCGGTGGTCGAGGAGGTGCTCTCGAGTTCCGTCCGGCTGTTCGGTCGCGAGGACGTCCTCGACGACCCGAAGGTCGAGGAGGTCCGGACGGCGCTCTCGTCGGTCAAGCAGGCCGAGGGCAAGCGCTACCTGATGATGAACGCGCCGCGGGACCGACTGGACGAGGTCCGGGACGTCATCCCCGGGATGGGCGGGCCGACGGTGATGGACATCGCCGGCGAAGGCGGGGAGACGCAAGCGCCGGCTGACGACGAGATGGTGGCCGTCCACGCGGTCGTCGACGAACGGCGGGTCTTCGAGACGATCACCGAGGTCAAGAACGCCGGCGCGAGCGACATTCTGGTGACCGAGATTGAGCGGCTGGTCGAGTAA
- a CDS encoding DUF7344 domain-containing protein: protein MTIHTDQPTTGSPASRRRADDGDDRADGTAVAIDDSIPQAAVRRVLDSDRRRELLRCLLDADDSLELPALVARIADAEHDSTAVTSLLDLRQRVHVSLCRTHLPLLENYRVLDYDEGCGCVAPGARLSAFESVLDLEALGGPDTAGLSSGP, encoded by the coding sequence ATGACGATCCACACAGACCAGCCGACGACCGGGTCACCTGCCAGCCGTCGGCGCGCGGACGACGGCGACGACCGCGCGGACGGGACTGCGGTCGCGATCGACGACTCCATCCCGCAGGCTGCCGTCCGCCGCGTGCTGGACAGCGATCGCCGCCGCGAACTGCTGCGCTGTCTGCTCGACGCGGACGACTCCCTCGAGCTGCCGGCGCTGGTCGCCCGGATCGCCGACGCCGAACACGACTCGACGGCCGTCACCTCGCTGCTGGACCTGCGCCAGCGCGTCCACGTCTCGCTGTGCCGGACCCACCTGCCGCTGCTCGAGAACTACCGCGTGCTCGACTACGACGAGGGGTGCGGCTGCGTCGCTCCCGGGGCGCGGCTCTCGGCGTTCGAATCGGTTCTCGACCTCGAGGCCCTTGGCGGCCCGGACACTGCGGGGCTGTCGTCGGGGCCGTAG